A stretch of the Petrotoga sibirica DSM 13575 genome encodes the following:
- a CDS encoding ATP-binding protein: MKDELREQLKYCRLAGILERYEDTLQEAKRNEWDNEKFFETLIQCEVISRGNNRFQRLLRQAKFPNLKTID; the protein is encoded by the coding sequence ATGAAAGATGAACTAAGAGAACAGCTCAAATATTGTCGACTAGCTGGTATATTAGAACGGTATGAGGATACACTACAAGAGGCAAAAAGAAACGAATGGGACAACGAAAAATTTTTTGAAACTTTGATTCAATGTGAAGTCATATCAAGGGGAAACAACAGATTTCAAAGGTTGTTACGCCAAGCGAAGTTTCCTAATCTAAAAACGATAGAC